A region from the Myripristis murdjan chromosome 23, fMyrMur1.1, whole genome shotgun sequence genome encodes:
- the LOC115355587 gene encoding E3 ubiquitin-protein ligase TRIM21-like encodes MSAASCLLSEDQFLCSICLDVFTDPVTTPCGHNFCKTCITQHWDINIPYQCPMCKEVFYRRPELRINTFISEMAAQFRKSSQKKASSRSDQRCAKPGEVPCDVCTGTKLKALKSCLVCLASYCETHLEPHQRITGLKSHQLIDPVDNLEGRMCKKHDKLLELFCKTDQMCLCMLCTASDHKSHDIVPLKEEYEGKKAELGKTEAEIQQMIQKRRVKIQEIKRSVELSREDAEREIADSVRVFTSLMQSVERGQAELIDMIEEKQKTTEQQAEGFIKELQQEISELMRRSTEVEQLSHTEDHLHLLQSFPSLSAPPHTKNWTEVRVHRSSYVGSVRRAVAQLEETLSKEMKKLLEAELKTVQQFEVDVTLDPDTAHPHLILSDDGKQVNHGDVKKNLPDNPERFSRCTCVLGKQSFSSGRFYYEVQVKGKTDWDLGVGRESINRKGKITLNPKNGYWTISLRNENEHKANAGPGVRLSLKSQPQKVGVFVDYEEGLVSFYDVDAAALIYSYSSCSFTEKLHPFFSACFNDGGKNSAPLIICPVNKTDESPITSCIGGLTAAV; translated from the exons ATGTCTGCTGCCAGCTGTCTGCTATCTGAAGATCAGTTCCTgtgctccatctgtctggatgtgtTCACTGATCCAGTCACCACACCATGTGGACACAACTTCTGCAAAACCTGCATCACACAGCACTGGGATATTAACATCCCGTATCAGTGTCCCATGTGTAAAGAGGTTTTCTACAGAAGACCTGAGCTGCGGATCAACACTTTCATATCTGAGATGGCTGCTCAGTTCAGGAAGTCGTCTCAAAAGAAAGCCAGCAGCCGCTCAGACCAACGATGTGCCAAACCAGGAGAAGTTCCCTGTGACGTCTGCACcgggaccaaactgaaggccctgaagtcctgcctggtgtgtctggcctcctactgtgagactcacctggagcctcatcAGAGGATCACAGGCCTGAAATCACATCAGCTGATTGATCCTGTGGACAACCTGGAAGGCAGGATGTGTAAGAAGCACGATAAACTACTGGAGCTTTTCTGCAAGACTGACCagatgtgtttatgtatgctCTGCACTGCTTCAGACCACAAGTCACATGACATTGTTCCTCTGAAAGAAGAATATGAAGGAAAGAAGGCTGAGCTGGGGAAAACAGAGGCTGAAATTCAACAAATGATCCAGAAGAGACGAGTGAAGATTCAGGAGATCAAACGGTCAGTGGAGCTCAGCAGggaagatgcagagagagagatagcagacAGTGTGCGGGTCTTCACTTCTCTGATGCAGTCTGTTGAGAGAGGCCAGGCTGAGCTCATTGACATGAttgaagagaagcagaaaacaacagagcaacagGCTGAAGGCTTCATCAAAGAGCTGCAACAGGAAATCTctgagctgatgaggagaagcactgaggtggagcagctctcacacactgaagaccacctccacctcctccaaagCTTCCCATCCCTCAGCGCTCCTCCACACACCAAGAACTGGACAGAGGTCAGAGTCCATCGCTCATCATATGTGGGGAGTGTGAGGAGAGCTGTGgctcagctggaggagacgctcagtaaagagatgaagaagctGCTTGAGGCTGAGCTGAAGACGGTCCAGCAGTTTGAGGTGGATGTGACTCTGGATCCTGATACAGCACATCCCCATCTCATCCTGTCTGATGATGGGAAACAAGTAAATCATGGTGATGTAAAGAAGAATCTCCCGGACAACCCAGAGAGATTCTCTCGCTGTACCTGTGTCTTAG GAAAACAGAGCTTCTCTTCAGGAAGATTTTACTACGAGGTTCAGGTTAAAGGGAAGACTGACTGGGATTTAGGAGTGGGCAGAGAGTCGATCAACAGGAAGGGAAAAATCACTCTGAACCCCAAGAATGGCTACTGGACTATAAGTCTGAGGaatgaaaatgagcacaaaGCTAATGCTGGCCCTGgtgtccgtctctctctgaaGTCTCAGCCTCAGAAGGTGGGGGTGTTTGTGGATTATGAGGAGGGTCTGGTCTCCTTTTATGACgtagatgctgcagctcttaTCTACTCCTATagcagctgcagcttcactgagaaaCTCCACCCATTCTTCAGTGCCTGTTTTAATGATGGTGGTAAAAACTCGGCCCCTCTGATCATCTGTCCTGTCAACAAAACAGATGAGTCTCCCATAACA